One Candidatus Neomarinimicrobiota bacterium DNA segment encodes these proteins:
- a CDS encoding Ig domain-containing protein, translating into MQGVTITKHFLPAATDIPNQIEIGLDANSNGITEVVILHEALQGQHVTCYELTEPQATKIWEFRLPQTLQGDVVDIQSADTDGDGNREILCLANVISSDGAPDNIPWLFAFEWNGNTFAETGTSRWSYQVSPGMNLRPKNFCVSDFDNDSKQELAVIFGSPERIGLIVQREGTLQSGAWTPEFQFPVPGNGQSGFDVHLTAADLTADGVDELLLYSTNVDAQVSVYSYIDANRYAPVTTIPFPPMMSSTEAFPLLAATDMDGNGYNDILLGTQSGTLHRLSRSTPQQEIFQFNPQVLSRTGSQLSTLQAIDGKVIFTREGSDVVSQGTISDGQFETIQLQPDKFAGYQFSASASANSSPTMVLAGSAAGSAPALFSLQWERSTPSLAEKADMNATTQTRTPDQVAYIGKWYVYPIDFDILSVDNLNIEFAKAPKGMRYNHQASRLEWTPQSSQKGFHQVEINIRSAQYEHSEQFVVLAKEDPPSISSDPVTIVTAGEPWEYQVTVANSSAYETLKYSLLDAPDNMTINSQGWLYWVPSVGQVNDQQVTVAVSDGYDIDTQTFAVYVNAPPSFLSQPGTTTSINEEYTYNIQTGDRNEDSRVSISLRQGPEGMSLTDRQLSWIPTGDQVGNFTVMLELTDNYIATAQRWTLFVNAPPKITSTPPDSLPYDQEYRYQVDVSDPNAEQGLSYSLVHAPQGMTIDNNGLVTWRPGKGSINRQTFTCRVSDGYAEDTQTGEVFINVPPEFVSEPERVAVSELRYTYALQGEDANGDAITFSSIQLPKYASLDTSINTLSWKPTMGQIGEQRFRLQVTDAHGATTIQEFNVRVYENPGTKPLVFSGYYILIALVGGLFVLTTTL; encoded by the coding sequence GTGCAAGGCGTAACAATTACCAAACATTTCCTGCCCGCAGCCACCGATATACCCAACCAGATAGAAATCGGATTGGACGCCAACTCAAACGGTATCACAGAAGTAGTAATCCTTCACGAAGCATTGCAGGGCCAACATGTGACCTGTTATGAACTTACCGAACCTCAAGCCACCAAAATATGGGAGTTTCGGCTGCCGCAAACCCTGCAAGGTGATGTGGTCGACATACAGAGCGCGGATACCGACGGAGATGGCAACCGGGAGATCCTTTGTCTGGCAAATGTTATTTCATCCGATGGGGCACCGGATAATATCCCCTGGCTCTTCGCATTTGAGTGGAATGGTAATACCTTTGCAGAGACAGGCACCTCCCGATGGAGCTATCAGGTATCCCCTGGAATGAACCTGCGTCCCAAAAACTTTTGCGTATCGGATTTTGATAACGACTCCAAGCAGGAGCTGGCCGTAATCTTTGGGAGCCCGGAGCGGATCGGTTTAATCGTCCAGCGGGAAGGAACCCTGCAGAGTGGTGCCTGGACGCCGGAATTTCAATTTCCCGTGCCTGGCAACGGACAAAGCGGATTTGATGTACATCTCACTGCTGCCGATTTAACCGCTGACGGAGTTGATGAACTTCTGCTATACTCCACAAATGTTGATGCCCAGGTAAGCGTATATTCCTACATCGACGCCAATCGGTATGCTCCGGTGACCACAATCCCGTTTCCTCCGATGATGAGTAGCACCGAAGCCTTCCCTTTACTGGCAGCCACTGATATGGACGGAAACGGATATAACGACATTCTGCTCGGTACACAATCCGGGACTTTACATCGTCTGTCGAGAAGTACACCACAGCAGGAAATTTTCCAGTTTAATCCACAGGTGCTTTCCCGGACCGGATCCCAGCTTTCAACGCTGCAAGCCATCGATGGAAAGGTCATTTTCACCCGGGAGGGGTCAGATGTGGTCAGCCAGGGCACAATATCCGATGGTCAGTTCGAAACGATTCAGCTGCAGCCCGACAAATTCGCGGGTTACCAATTTTCTGCAAGCGCCTCTGCAAATTCGAGCCCCACGATGGTATTAGCCGGCTCTGCCGCAGGATCGGCACCCGCCCTGTTTTCTCTCCAGTGGGAACGCAGCACTCCTTCTCTGGCAGAAAAAGCAGATATGAATGCCACAACTCAAACCCGAACTCCGGATCAGGTGGCCTATATCGGAAAGTGGTATGTCTATCCAATCGACTTCGACATCCTCTCTGTCGACAATCTGAACATCGAATTTGCGAAAGCGCCGAAGGGTATGCGATATAATCATCAGGCCAGCCGACTGGAGTGGACGCCCCAGTCTTCACAAAAGGGATTTCATCAGGTCGAGATCAACATTCGCAGCGCACAATATGAACACTCGGAACAGTTTGTTGTGCTTGCCAAGGAGGATCCTCCGTCAATTTCATCTGATCCTGTGACTATCGTGACTGCAGGTGAGCCGTGGGAATATCAGGTGACCGTTGCAAATAGCAGCGCATACGAGACCCTGAAATATTCTCTGCTGGATGCGCCGGACAATATGACCATTAATTCTCAGGGATGGCTCTACTGGGTTCCATCTGTCGGTCAGGTAAACGATCAACAGGTGACCGTAGCGGTAAGCGACGGGTATGACATCGACACCCAAACTTTTGCGGTGTACGTGAATGCGCCCCCCTCATTTCTCTCTCAACCCGGTACCACAACCTCAATTAACGAGGAATATACGTATAATATCCAGACAGGTGACCGCAACGAGGATTCCAGGGTGAGCATTTCACTGCGTCAAGGTCCGGAAGGCATGTCCTTAACCGATCGACAGCTCTCCTGGATACCGACCGGAGATCAGGTCGGAAATTTCACGGTGATGCTTGAGCTCACTGATAACTATATCGCCACAGCCCAGCGATGGACGCTGTTTGTAAATGCTCCACCAAAGATTACCTCCACTCCGCCGGATTCTCTCCCGTATGATCAGGAATACCGATACCAGGTCGATGTCAGTGATCCAAATGCGGAGCAGGGCCTGAGCTACTCGCTGGTACATGCTCCGCAGGGCATGACCATTGACAATAACGGTCTGGTGACCTGGAGGCCGGGCAAAGGATCTATCAACCGGCAGACATTCACCTGTCGGGTCTCGGATGGATACGCCGAAGATACACAGACCGGTGAAGTCTTTATCAATGTGCCGCCGGAATTCGTGAGTGAACCGGAACGGGTGGCGGTGAGCGAACTCCGGTACACGTATGCACTCCAGGGCGAAGACGCCAACGGAGACGCCATCACCTTCAGCAGTATTCAGTTGCCAAAGTACGCTTCCCTGGATACATCCATCAACACCCTCTCGTGGAAACCCACTATGGGCCAGATTGGGGAGCAGCGCTTCCGGCTTCAGGTGACCGACGCTCACGGGGCGACCACAATCCAGGAATTTAATGTCCGCGTGTACGAAAATCCCGGAACCAAGCCGCTGGTCTTCTCCGGATACTACATCCTGATTGCGCTTGTTGGCGGGCTGTTCGTACTGACGACTACGCTGTAA
- the lpxK gene encoding tetraacyldisaccharide 4'-kinase, with translation MMRGLLAPLGWLYGGAMRLRNLAFDRGVFRQQQVDVPVISVGNLNAGGTGKTPLVEHLANNFLRDKYTVGVVSRGYKRQSSGQVIVSRGEGPVVSVREAGDEPYMLSLLAPELRVVVNADRVQGATTLMRKFDVDIILMDDGFQHRSLARDIDIVIVPAEDLVTKESVIPAGRLREPWSGLDRATHVLIAEENKKEDSHEKILHKYTDAHLFHGKKLTSSTLKNPVRGESLPLSEFEFASPVFAIAGIGYPEKFQRALRQLPLVLKTFRRYPDHHYYTLKEQRDLLTQMQKHGADMLVMTAKDFVKWDKTLLAENPVYYLSVEYQISPSLYESVIAAL, from the coding sequence GTGATGCGTGGACTCCTGGCGCCGCTAGGATGGTTGTACGGTGGGGCGATGCGCCTTCGTAATCTGGCGTTCGACAGGGGGGTTTTTCGGCAGCAGCAGGTTGATGTGCCAGTCATCAGCGTGGGAAACCTGAATGCCGGCGGCACAGGGAAAACACCGTTAGTCGAACACCTGGCCAACAATTTTCTTCGTGATAAGTATACAGTCGGTGTTGTCAGTCGGGGTTATAAGCGACAATCGAGTGGCCAGGTCATTGTATCCCGTGGGGAGGGGCCTGTAGTTTCTGTCCGGGAGGCCGGCGATGAGCCGTATATGCTAAGTCTGCTTGCGCCGGAATTACGGGTGGTAGTGAATGCGGACCGCGTACAGGGGGCAACCACTCTTATGCGGAAATTTGATGTGGATATAATCCTGATGGATGACGGATTTCAACATCGCTCACTAGCCAGAGATATAGATATCGTTATTGTCCCGGCGGAAGATCTTGTGACCAAAGAATCTGTTATCCCCGCGGGACGGTTACGGGAGCCCTGGAGCGGATTGGACCGCGCAACACATGTCCTTATTGCGGAAGAGAATAAAAAGGAGGACTCTCATGAGAAGATCTTGCACAAATACACCGACGCCCACCTGTTCCATGGGAAAAAATTAACCAGTAGTACTCTGAAGAATCCGGTTCGCGGAGAATCGTTGCCGCTGTCAGAATTCGAATTCGCTTCGCCGGTATTCGCTATCGCAGGGATTGGATACCCGGAAAAATTCCAGCGCGCCCTCCGGCAATTACCGCTGGTTTTAAAGACATTTCGACGGTATCCTGATCATCACTATTATACGCTGAAAGAGCAGCGGGACCTGTTGACACAGATGCAAAAACACGGTGCCGACATGCTGGTGATGACTGCCAAAGATTTTGTCAAGTGGGATAAAACTTTGCTCGCCGAGAACCCGGTCTACTATCTCTCGGTGGAATATCAGATATCGCCGTCTTTATATGAAAGTGTGATAGCAGCATTGTAG
- a CDS encoding lysophospholipid acyltransferase family protein has protein sequence MAKSLWKQTKFYAGVTLGGLLIRSLFTLSRNKLINESNFTEPLESGRNVVLAIWHGQMLPIIYNLRNRGIYAMVGYHRDAEMIARVLNRLGFYLVRGSSRDRGKEAMSRSLEIMNRPGSVLGITCDGPIGPYREVKPGVGVIAHKTGSVVVPVAANSTRKKVIKSSWDSFYLPLPFGRNRVVFGEPIYPEDFSGTNPVKSMLEEIETRLNTLQTEEDRRFGAE, from the coding sequence ATGGCGAAGTCCCTCTGGAAACAGACCAAGTTTTATGCGGGAGTTACCCTTGGCGGTTTACTTATCCGGAGTCTGTTTACCCTGTCCCGGAATAAACTGATTAATGAATCGAACTTCACCGAGCCATTGGAGAGTGGACGAAATGTTGTCCTGGCCATCTGGCACGGGCAGATGCTCCCCATTATTTATAATCTCCGGAACCGGGGCATTTATGCGATGGTCGGCTATCACCGGGACGCGGAGATGATCGCCCGGGTACTGAATCGCCTTGGATTTTACCTGGTGCGCGGATCGAGTCGGGACCGGGGAAAGGAAGCCATGAGCCGTTCTCTGGAAATTATGAATCGGCCGGGCAGCGTATTGGGTATAACCTGCGACGGTCCCATTGGTCCGTATCGTGAGGTAAAGCCCGGCGTCGGTGTTATCGCACATAAAACGGGTTCGGTTGTGGTGCCGGTAGCTGCAAATTCTACACGGAAAAAAGTGATAAAATCCAGCTGGGATAGCTTTTACCTTCCGCTGCCGTTCGGTCGGAACCGGGTTGTTTTCGGCGAACCGATCTATCCTGAGGATTTTAGCGGGACTAACCCGGTGAAATCCATGCTGGAAGAGATAGAAACGCGTCTCAACACACTGCAAACCGAAGAAGATCGCCGGTTCGGAGCCGAGTGA
- the lpxB gene encoding lipid-A-disaccharide synthase has translation MKKILIIAGETSGDTHGAGLVRGLRKARPEISISGIGGNRMASEGMELLYHVREMSFMGFAEVVKHLPFIWRVMKRLENWVDEHDPKAVVLIDYPGFNLRFARRMKKRDVPVYYYISPQVWAWGKGRLKKMKKLVDRMYVIFPFEEDLYREHDVPVEFVGHPLVEEVKELQDRDAFFRRYGCLTETTTIGLLPGSRGQEIERHLDPMLEALSNIRREYQKPLQFLLAVAPDLDDSVFAKYDIPDDVHLVRDHTYEVMQYSDVVVTSSGSATLEVAYFGTPMVIIYRTSTLTWWMGNLLVDMPYIGLANIVAGEQVVPELLQNDVNADNISGEVVRYLNDSEYLEKVQTSLGNIRDKLGDPGAGRRVAESIIGEIEPDEGA, from the coding sequence TTGAAAAAGATCTTAATCATCGCGGGTGAAACCTCAGGGGATACCCACGGAGCCGGACTGGTTCGCGGATTGCGGAAGGCCCGGCCGGAGATCTCGATTAGCGGTATCGGCGGGAACAGGATGGCATCCGAGGGGATGGAATTGCTGTATCACGTCCGGGAAATGTCGTTTATGGGGTTCGCCGAGGTGGTGAAGCACCTCCCGTTTATCTGGCGGGTGATGAAGCGGCTCGAAAATTGGGTGGATGAGCACGATCCGAAAGCAGTCGTGCTTATTGATTATCCCGGATTCAACCTTCGGTTCGCCAGGCGGATGAAAAAACGCGATGTGCCTGTGTACTATTATATTTCCCCGCAGGTATGGGCCTGGGGCAAAGGTCGGCTTAAAAAGATGAAGAAACTGGTAGATCGGATGTACGTCATTTTCCCGTTCGAGGAAGACCTGTATCGGGAACACGATGTGCCGGTGGAGTTTGTCGGCCATCCGCTGGTGGAAGAAGTGAAGGAATTACAGGACAGGGATGCCTTTTTCCGGAGATACGGGTGCTTGACCGAGACCACTACCATCGGACTGCTCCCCGGCAGCCGGGGACAGGAAATAGAACGGCATTTGGATCCGATGCTGGAGGCACTTTCGAATATCAGAAGAGAGTACCAGAAACCGCTTCAGTTTCTGCTGGCGGTGGCCCCGGATCTGGACGATTCCGTCTTCGCGAAGTACGATATTCCCGACGATGTCCATCTGGTACGGGATCACACCTACGAGGTGATGCAGTACAGCGATGTGGTAGTGACTTCCTCGGGATCGGCGACGCTGGAGGTGGCGTACTTCGGCACACCCATGGTCATTATCTACCGAACGAGTACGTTAACCTGGTGGATGGGTAACCTGCTGGTGGATATGCCGTACATCGGGCTGGCGAATATCGTGGCCGGGGAGCAGGTGGTGCCGGAACTGCTGCAAAACGATGTGAATGCGGACAACATCTCTGGTGAAGTTGTGCGATACCTGAACGATTCGGAATATCTGGAGAAAGTGCAAACATCGCTGGGAAATATACGTGACAAATTGGGCGATCCGGGCGCCGGCAGACGTGTGGCTGAATCTATCATCGGAGAAATTGAACCAGACGAAGGTGCGTAA
- a CDS encoding isoprenylcysteine carboxylmethyltransferase family protein, with amino-acid sequence MRLPSFFFKYRSYTPIPLILVMLYQADPMLQWALVGLAFLIFGESIRFWAILYAGGATRTRNVGASSLVTAGPYGYLRNPLYLGNMLIYIGVVCIAGGPWMWQLLVVAIGFFMWQYSQIITLEEDTLEGIFGEQYADYRANVPRMIPRLTPWRKPEHAAVERRTFRKALKPEKSTLINIGVALILIAAKWFWFRM; translated from the coding sequence ATGAGACTCCCGTCATTTTTCTTTAAATATCGAAGCTATACGCCCATTCCACTCATTTTGGTTATGCTGTATCAGGCAGACCCGATGCTGCAATGGGCGCTGGTTGGTCTGGCGTTTTTGATCTTTGGAGAAAGTATCCGGTTCTGGGCGATTTTGTATGCCGGCGGCGCCACCCGAACGCGGAATGTCGGCGCCAGCTCGCTGGTCACGGCAGGCCCGTACGGCTATCTCAGGAATCCGCTCTATCTCGGAAATATGCTTATTTACATTGGCGTGGTGTGTATCGCCGGTGGCCCGTGGATGTGGCAGCTGCTGGTGGTAGCTATCGGGTTTTTCATGTGGCAGTATTCACAAATCATCACCCTTGAAGAAGACACCCTGGAAGGTATTTTCGGCGAGCAATATGCGGACTATCGGGCCAACGTTCCCCGGATGATTCCCCGGCTCACCCCCTGGCGGAAGCCAGAGCACGCAGCGGTGGAACGCCGGACGTTTCGAAAGGCGCTTAAACCGGAAAAAAGTACCCTCATCAATATCGGCGTTGCTCTGATTCTGATTGCAGCAAAGTGGTTCTGGTTCCGGATGTAG
- a CDS encoding Gfo/Idh/MocA family oxidoreductase, whose product MLRLGIAGIGHLGKHHLRLSREIEDLELVGCYDTDPEVQKREREKGIRVFDSFDAMLREVDAVDLVVPTDVHYAMAKQALESGKHVFLEKPITETVNQARELVALAKDNNITFQIGHIERFNPAITSLGATSLEPRFIESHRLAQFQQRGTEVAVILDLMIHDIDIILSLVKSPVKSVEASGVPVITNSVDIANARLTFENGCVANITASRISQKAMRKLRIFQRAAYISIDFQQGTTEIYRLRDTGEEESPNIPLILGELEHDGQKKQIIYEQPKIEETNALKEELKSFIHAVENGERPVVSGEDGVRALEVAQLIQEKVKEYSVLQS is encoded by the coding sequence ATGTTACGATTAGGAATAGCTGGCATCGGCCACCTGGGGAAACATCACCTTCGGCTAAGTCGGGAGATTGAGGACCTGGAACTGGTCGGGTGCTATGATACGGATCCCGAGGTGCAGAAGCGCGAACGTGAGAAGGGGATCCGGGTTTTTGACTCCTTTGACGCGATGCTCCGGGAAGTTGATGCCGTCGATTTGGTTGTACCAACGGATGTTCATTATGCCATGGCGAAGCAGGCGCTTGAATCCGGCAAGCACGTCTTCCTGGAAAAGCCCATCACCGAAACAGTGAACCAGGCCAGAGAACTCGTTGCGCTGGCTAAAGATAACAACATCACCTTTCAAATTGGACATATCGAGCGGTTTAATCCGGCTATCACTTCGCTGGGAGCCACGTCGCTGGAGCCGAGATTCATCGAATCCCACCGCCTGGCGCAGTTTCAGCAGCGGGGGACGGAAGTGGCCGTCATCCTGGATCTGATGATCCACGACATCGACATCATTCTCTCGCTGGTGAAGAGTCCGGTGAAGAGCGTGGAGGCATCGGGTGTCCCGGTGATTACCAATTCCGTTGATATTGCCAACGCCCGGCTAACGTTCGAAAACGGGTGCGTGGCCAACATTACCGCCAGCCGGATCTCCCAGAAGGCAATGCGCAAGCTGCGAATCTTCCAGCGGGCAGCCTATATCTCCATCGATTTTCAACAGGGCACCACGGAAATTTACCGGCTCCGGGATACCGGAGAGGAGGAATCACCGAATATCCCGCTGATTCTCGGCGAACTGGAGCACGACGGACAGAAGAAGCAGATCATCTACGAACAGCCGAAGATTGAGGAGACGAATGCGCTGAAGGAGGAACTGAAGTCGTTCATCCACGCTGTAGAAAACGGAGAGCGACCGGTCGTTTCCGGCGAAGATGGGGTTCGTGCACTGGAAGTGGCACAGTTGATCCAGGAAAAGGTGAAAGAATATTCGGTGTTACAATCATGA
- a CDS encoding bifunctional metallophosphatase/5'-nucleotidase has translation MGKKLNSNLFFAITVSLLVFFPGTGSAQTVETAFIHWNDFHAYNQYKVTSDGDTVGGYAYLAAYRDSLEALHPGNSFSLHAGDDFQGTPISTFTKGASQIQILNLVQPEAFVLGNHEFDYGRQNLDSLLRIAAFPTLAANLLDIRTGKTFAPPTTMLRGKSAQIGVIGLVPPNLYGLTLPENVEDLKVLDQTAVVKEYVKSLESQVDLTVVLSHMGFSKDSLLATSLGSNTTVDLIVGGHSHTTLRHPREVNGIPILQAGDHGQYLGHAVTNIDTVKNRIVSLNYELIPIDRSGVVPNPAVQSLVDSFTTEAKEELDEVIATLKTPWKREYDAESNIGNWQADVMRDYADADIAFQNSGGIRKDLPAGPVKVRDIWEINPFGNHFVRFEVTGADLQTILKHQITDPKEFLQLSGLQYTWDKSERRFTRALVDRKNIDETVNYSIVTNNYVFSHFEDFFGFPQSTISAVKHLPDIDRDVFLRAAARQDTIDSRVQIRAEIVK, from the coding sequence ATGGGCAAAAAATTGAACTCCAATTTGTTTTTCGCGATTACAGTTTCACTGTTGGTTTTTTTTCCTGGGACTGGATCCGCACAAACCGTAGAGACCGCATTTATTCACTGGAATGATTTTCACGCGTATAATCAGTACAAGGTGACCTCCGACGGCGATACCGTTGGCGGGTACGCATATCTCGCGGCGTACCGGGATTCGCTGGAGGCGCTCCATCCTGGAAATTCCTTCTCGCTTCACGCCGGTGACGATTTTCAGGGGACCCCTATCTCCACTTTTACGAAGGGCGCCTCGCAGATTCAAATTCTCAACCTGGTGCAGCCGGAGGCATTTGTGCTCGGTAACCACGAGTTCGACTACGGCCGGCAAAACCTGGATTCACTGCTCCGGATCGCAGCATTTCCCACCCTCGCGGCGAATCTTCTGGATATCCGTACCGGAAAAACCTTCGCACCGCCTACAACCATGCTCCGGGGAAAATCCGCCCAGATCGGTGTTATCGGACTTGTCCCACCCAATTTGTATGGACTCACCCTCCCGGAAAATGTGGAAGATCTGAAGGTCCTTGACCAGACAGCCGTCGTGAAAGAATATGTGAAGTCCCTGGAATCGCAGGTTGATCTCACCGTGGTGCTCAGCCATATGGGCTTTTCCAAAGATTCACTGCTGGCGACATCGCTGGGATCAAACACCACGGTGGATCTCATCGTTGGCGGACATTCGCATACTACGCTCAGGCATCCCAGAGAAGTGAACGGCATCCCCATCCTGCAGGCCGGCGATCACGGTCAGTATCTCGGCCATGCCGTCACGAACATCGACACGGTGAAAAATCGTATCGTTTCTCTTAATTACGAATTAATTCCCATTGATCGCTCCGGAGTTGTCCCCAATCCGGCAGTACAGTCACTGGTGGATTCTTTTACTACAGAGGCGAAGGAGGAACTAGATGAGGTCATTGCCACGCTGAAAACGCCGTGGAAACGTGAGTACGACGCAGAGAGCAACATCGGAAACTGGCAGGCGGACGTGATGCGGGATTATGCCGATGCCGACATCGCGTTCCAGAACTCCGGTGGCATCCGCAAGGATCTCCCGGCCGGACCGGTGAAAGTCCGGGACATCTGGGAAATCAACCCGTTTGGGAATCATTTCGTCCGGTTTGAAGTCACCGGTGCGGATTTACAAACAATTTTGAAGCACCAAATAACCGACCCCAAAGAATTTCTGCAACTTTCGGGACTCCAATACACCTGGGATAAATCCGAACGACGGTTTACCAGGGCGCTTGTCGATAGAAAAAATATCGATGAAACCGTCAATTATTCTATTGTCACCAACAATTACGTGTTCAGCCATTTCGAGGATTTCTTTGGTTTTCCTCAATCCACAATTTCTGCGGTCAAACACCTCCCGGATATCGACCGGGACGTTTTTCTGCGCGCGGCAGCCAGGCAGGATACTATCGATTCCCGCGTCCAAATTCGCGCCGAGATAGTGAAGTAG
- a CDS encoding DUF72 domain-containing protein — MQKSLFSPDQQTAQETRNTFQPPVYIGSGGWNYRDWVGAFYPPYLDKADWLTHYATQFPSVEIDGTFYSIPSESTVRTWHKRTPGDFVFTAKVPRIITHERRLRDVEDVLRAFLDRISLLGDKLGPLLLQFPPSFTADNFELLHDFLPTLPANFRFALEVRDAGWLHQRFYELLSANNIAFTITDSEYIPRKSRVTADFTYLRWIGSHTSGFDFFGKVQADRTGDLRDWATVILKKFKSMDIDIYGFFNNHYMGFSPGSIRELYRIYQEMANADE; from the coding sequence ATGCAGAAATCCCTCTTTTCACCGGATCAGCAGACGGCGCAGGAGACGCGGAACACATTTCAGCCGCCGGTTTATATTGGCAGTGGCGGCTGGAACTACCGGGACTGGGTCGGCGCGTTTTATCCGCCGTACCTGGATAAGGCCGACTGGCTGACTCATTACGCTACCCAATTCCCCAGCGTGGAAATCGACGGTACCTTCTATAGTATTCCCAGTGAATCCACCGTCAGGACCTGGCATAAACGAACGCCCGGCGATTTTGTATTCACCGCGAAGGTTCCCCGGATTATCACGCATGAGCGCCGGCTTCGGGATGTGGAGGACGTACTCCGCGCCTTCCTCGACCGAATATCGCTGCTCGGCGATAAACTCGGTCCGCTGTTGCTCCAGTTTCCGCCATCATTCACCGCGGATAATTTTGAACTGCTCCACGACTTTCTGCCGACGCTGCCCGCCAATTTTCGGTTTGCGCTGGAAGTCCGGGATGCCGGCTGGCTTCATCAACGATTTTACGAACTGCTCTCGGCCAACAACATCGCATTCACCATTACCGACTCCGAATATATCCCCAGGAAATCCAGAGTCACTGCGGACTTCACTTACCTTCGCTGGATCGGCAGCCATACCAGCGGTTTTGACTTCTTTGGGAAAGTACAGGCCGACAGGACCGGCGACCTCCGGGACTGGGCGACGGTGATATTGAAAAAATTCAAATCCATGGATATCGATATCTACGGCTTTTTCAATAACCACTACATGGGATTTTCGCCGGGCAGCATCCGGGAACTGTACCGGATTTATCAGGAAATGGCCAACGCTGATGAGTGA
- a CDS encoding CPBP family intramembrane metalloprotease → MSDGIETQRITDRRDIPPELIWSKYSIIQHAIFWLLALGAWHGLHLLAGWKEQYTLPVWRYVSRVRFYFGTSDFERMVIIGVITGFVLLGFILLTDYLFALIKGHKPSREVLRNYYLLPRTNKQSLIAMLLGVNAGIFEEIFFRGGLYTLFYFLSGSVILGVVVTSAIFALLHAALQGLRSTIWIFAVGIVLNVMVLYTDTYIAAMACHITVNIGNLFLIPALFEEDLEELILEDKGLAGISPTTQ, encoded by the coding sequence ATGAGTGACGGAATCGAGACCCAACGCATCACCGATCGCCGGGATATACCCCCTGAGCTGATCTGGAGTAAGTACAGTATCATCCAGCACGCGATCTTCTGGCTGCTGGCGCTCGGCGCCTGGCACGGCCTCCACTTGCTTGCCGGATGGAAAGAACAATATACACTGCCCGTCTGGCGCTACGTCTCCCGGGTGCGTTTCTATTTTGGCACCAGCGATTTCGAACGAATGGTCATCATTGGAGTCATAACGGGTTTCGTTTTACTCGGGTTTATCCTTCTGACCGACTACCTGTTTGCCTTGATTAAAGGGCACAAACCGTCCAGAGAAGTGCTCCGCAATTACTACCTGCTGCCGCGCACCAACAAGCAAAGCCTCATCGCCATGCTACTCGGCGTCAACGCCGGCATTTTTGAGGAAATCTTCTTCCGGGGCGGCCTGTATACCCTGTTCTATTTTCTGAGTGGTTCCGTCATCCTCGGTGTTGTGGTTACCTCTGCCATTTTCGCGCTGCTCCACGCTGCACTACAGGGGCTCCGGAGCACCATTTGGATCTTCGCAGTAGGCATTGTCCTTAACGTCATGGTCCTCTACACTGACACCTATATCGCCGCCATGGCCTGTCACATTACAGTCAACATCGGCAACCTGTTCCTGATTCCCGCCCTGTTTGAAGAAGATCTCGAAGAGTTGATCCTCGAAGACAAGGGCCTGGCTGGCATTTCACCAACGACCCAATAA